One window from the genome of Desulforamulus ruminis DSM 2154 encodes:
- a CDS encoding Ger(x)C family spore germination protein encodes MGSLRRKFLQLLGILLLSFSLAGCWDLREAEETGIVVGMGIDQKEDGTIVVIAQTVKPQTPGAGGGVTGRTNQGVDTFQNWYSTGETVYDAVLNLTLKSPNVFFWSHNQVFIISEKLAKKGLADVLDFIERDPEFKQNAWILIAKEGLPEILESSNNAGQPPSQVLSDIINIRNRNAKYAISSLGDFLQQLGSPNTQPYTAGVTFTKSLMKDPDSVFLPGQEPAPAKELTLSDTAVFNRDKLAGWFNPVESRGLLWIQGKVRQGLLILNLQNQRVSVEITKSSSKFKSEVREGHLIMKVEVKVQGNLTEMAPGIELNEKQVKKIESLMAKEVKEQINGAVTRAQELNTDVLGFAGAVHRDYPEAWNRELSKQWPETFKELEVDVAVESHINGVGLIINSVNPQKIK; translated from the coding sequence GTGGGATCCTTGAGAAGAAAGTTTCTCCAGCTGCTTGGTATCCTTCTGCTTTCTTTCAGCCTGGCAGGCTGCTGGGATTTGCGGGAAGCGGAAGAGACCGGCATTGTGGTGGGTATGGGCATTGATCAAAAAGAGGATGGGACCATCGTCGTCATTGCTCAAACGGTAAAGCCCCAAACTCCCGGGGCCGGCGGGGGAGTTACGGGAAGAACCAACCAGGGAGTGGATACCTTTCAAAATTGGTACAGTACCGGGGAAACTGTTTATGACGCTGTGCTGAATCTTACGCTCAAGTCTCCCAATGTTTTTTTCTGGTCTCATAATCAGGTCTTCATTATTTCTGAAAAACTAGCCAAAAAAGGTTTGGCGGATGTGCTGGACTTTATCGAAAGGGATCCGGAATTTAAGCAAAATGCCTGGATCCTGATCGCCAAAGAGGGCTTGCCGGAAATACTGGAATCCAGTAACAATGCCGGTCAGCCCCCATCCCAGGTGCTCTCGGATATCATCAACATCCGCAACCGCAATGCCAAATACGCCATATCCAGCCTGGGTGATTTCCTGCAGCAGCTTGGCAGTCCCAATACTCAGCCCTACACGGCGGGGGTTACCTTTACCAAGAGCTTGATGAAAGATCCGGACAGCGTATTTTTACCGGGTCAGGAACCCGCACCGGCCAAAGAGTTAACCCTTTCAGACACCGCTGTGTTCAACCGGGATAAACTGGCGGGCTGGTTTAACCCGGTTGAAAGCCGGGGATTGCTCTGGATTCAGGGAAAAGTCAGACAGGGCCTGCTTATCTTAAATCTGCAAAATCAAAGAGTATCGGTGGAAATAACCAAAAGCAGCAGTAAATTTAAGTCTGAAGTGAGAGAAGGGCATCTGATTATGAAGGTAGAGGTTAAGGTTCAGGGTAATCTTACAGAAATGGCCCCCGGCATAGAGCTGAATGAAAAACAGGTTAAGAAAATCGAATCCCTGATGGCAAAAGAGGTAAAAGAACAAATCAACGGAGCAGTAACCCGGGCCCAGGAACTGAATACCGATGTTTTAGGCTTTGCCGGGGCCGTCCACCGGGATTATCCCGAAGCCTGGAACCGGGAGCTTTCTAAACAGTGGCCGGAAACCTTTAAAGAGCTGGAAGTGGACGTGGCGGTGGAAAGTCACATCAATGGTGTGGGATTAATCATCAATTCAGTAAATCCCCAAAAAATCAAGTAA
- a CDS encoding spore germination protein, producing the protein MDLLEKLKWIMLQRQIRKNRPRPYHPQPTQRDIYTQEELASTEIVPSLQKNLDQMTRILGKNVDFVKRTFFLGQEQPLEAAVIYIDNLIDPPLLDREIMSPLLEPPLNQRSGVHLLKVLTEGGLISRAEIKQYTAFDDIISSLLTGEVILLVDSFPRAFAISCKGYKMRDIPQPSLENSVRGPRDAFIEGLPVNIGLIRKRLASPNLVVETLKIGKVSNTTVALLYIKTIASEGLVAEVRKRLERIDIDVVLESGYLEHFIKDSPYSPFPQMLVTERPDRVVGNLAEGKVAVLTDNTPLALVVPGELLSLLQHPEDYYVNFYFATLIRWLRYLAFLAALTLPSLYIAITNFHQEMIPTTLFISIAAARQGVPFPAFLEALLMEAAFETLREAGIRLPGPIGQAVSIVGALVIGQAAVQANIVSPLMVIVVAFTGIATFTIPQYNFGITIRMLRFPLMISAAFLGLFGVMIGLLAILLHLCSLRSFGVPYLSPLAPFNWQGLKDTLIVAPHWTRSKRPAELVQQNNQLMGRNLKPRPPGKKE; encoded by the coding sequence ATGGATCTTTTAGAAAAGTTGAAATGGATCATGTTACAAAGGCAAATCCGGAAGAATCGCCCGAGGCCCTATCACCCTCAACCGACACAAAGGGATATTTATACCCAAGAGGAACTGGCGTCTACAGAAATCGTCCCCTCCCTGCAGAAAAATCTGGATCAGATGACCCGGATTCTGGGTAAAAATGTTGATTTCGTAAAAAGAACTTTCTTTCTGGGCCAGGAGCAACCCCTGGAGGCTGCCGTGATTTATATAGATAACCTGATTGACCCTCCCCTTTTAGACCGGGAGATCATGAGCCCCCTGCTGGAACCCCCTCTGAATCAGCGTTCCGGTGTTCATTTACTCAAGGTCTTAACCGAGGGGGGGCTAATCTCCCGGGCCGAAATAAAACAATATACTGCCTTTGATGACATCATTTCCAGCCTGCTGACGGGTGAAGTGATTTTATTGGTGGATAGTTTTCCCCGTGCTTTTGCCATAAGCTGCAAAGGCTATAAAATGAGAGATATTCCCCAGCCCTCCCTGGAGAACTCTGTAAGGGGTCCCCGGGACGCCTTCATTGAAGGGCTGCCTGTTAACATCGGCCTGATCCGCAAGCGGCTGGCCTCTCCCAATCTGGTAGTGGAAACTTTAAAAATCGGTAAAGTCAGTAATACCACCGTAGCCCTGCTGTATATAAAAACCATTGCCTCCGAAGGTCTGGTGGCGGAAGTGCGGAAGCGGCTGGAAAGAATTGATATCGACGTGGTCCTGGAAAGCGGTTATTTGGAACACTTTATTAAGGACAGCCCTTATTCTCCCTTTCCCCAGATGCTCGTAACCGAAAGACCGGACCGGGTGGTGGGAAATCTGGCGGAAGGAAAAGTGGCCGTTCTCACCGATAATACCCCGCTGGCTTTGGTGGTTCCCGGGGAACTGCTGTCTTTACTGCAGCATCCGGAGGATTATTACGTCAACTTTTACTTTGCCACCCTGATCCGGTGGCTGCGATATCTGGCTTTTTTAGCCGCCTTGACGCTGCCGTCCCTATACATTGCCATCACCAACTTCCACCAGGAAATGATCCCCACCACTCTGTTTATCAGTATTGCTGCGGCCCGTCAGGGAGTACCCTTTCCGGCTTTCCTGGAAGCCCTGCTGATGGAAGCAGCCTTTGAAACACTGCGGGAAGCGGGTATCCGCCTGCCGGGGCCCATAGGCCAGGCCGTCAGCATCGTAGGGGCCCTGGTCATCGGTCAGGCAGCCGTCCAGGCCAACATTGTATCTCCCTTGATGGTTATCGTGGTGGCCTTCACCGGCATTGCCACCTTCACCATCCCTCAGTACAATTTTGGCATTACCATTCGCATGCTGCGCTTTCCTTTAATGATTTCCGCAGCTTTCCTGGGACTATTTGGTGTGATGATCGGCCTGTTAGCCATTCTGCTTCATTTATGTTCTCTAAGAAGTTTTGGGGTTCCTTATTTAAGCCCTCTGGCGCCCTTTAATTGGCAGGGTTTAAAAGACACCTTGATTGTGGCTCCTCACTGGACCCGATCCAAACGACCGGCAGAGCTGGTACAGCAGAACAACCAATTGATGGGCCGAAATCTTAAACCAAGGCCGCCTGGGAAAAAGGAGTAG
- a CDS encoding GerAB/ArcD/ProY family transporter, translated as MKNWKISEWQAMGYLVMIVFATSILFVPGLVAKGAGMASWLALVIALAVGSLIALVSTSLGLRYPEKTIIEYAVDILGFPLGKLVSLLFIFYFIYVAYYVLRQFQALMSAAYMPETPPVVFLVLLTLLSCAALYLGLEVIVRANSLILFFNLFAILIIFFVFVGTVDWYNLKPDFSKGVGPIVTGSLSPSSWLGETAVILMLIPFIQRKSAVRRVTLYAILLLFFLLEMVIITVVGSLGADRTSRLVFPLFTLLSQPPHFVQELIFQPSALFMAVWISGMLMKLTTFFFAGVYGLAQWFGLTSYRCLVLPAGALIVVLAFISWPNTEKLLEFSQYTFPVSILFINLGLPLLLYLLSLFRHGLNRSKGAA; from the coding sequence TTGAAAAACTGGAAAATTTCTGAGTGGCAGGCCATGGGGTATCTGGTCATGATTGTATTTGCCACCTCCATTCTTTTTGTACCGGGTTTAGTGGCCAAGGGAGCAGGTATGGCCTCCTGGCTGGCTCTGGTAATCGCTCTGGCGGTTGGGTCGTTAATTGCCCTGGTTTCCACCTCTCTGGGCCTTCGCTATCCGGAAAAGACCATCATTGAATACGCTGTGGATATACTGGGCTTCCCCTTGGGAAAGCTGGTAAGCCTCCTGTTTATTTTTTACTTTATTTATGTAGCCTATTACGTTTTGAGGCAATTCCAGGCATTGATGTCCGCGGCTTACATGCCCGAAACCCCACCGGTAGTTTTCCTGGTGCTGCTTACCCTGCTTTCCTGTGCGGCTTTGTACCTGGGGTTGGAGGTAATTGTCCGGGCCAACAGCTTAATTCTTTTTTTCAACTTGTTTGCCATTCTTATTATTTTTTTTGTTTTTGTGGGGACAGTAGATTGGTATAACCTTAAACCGGACTTTTCCAAAGGGGTTGGTCCCATTGTTACCGGTTCTCTGTCACCGTCCAGCTGGCTCGGGGAAACGGCGGTAATTTTAATGCTGATCCCTTTTATCCAGCGGAAATCTGCTGTCCGGAGGGTTACCCTATATGCCATTCTCCTGCTGTTTTTCCTGCTGGAAATGGTCATCATCACCGTAGTAGGCAGCCTTGGTGCGGACCGGACCAGCCGGCTGGTTTTTCCGTTATTTACTTTGCTGTCGCAGCCTCCCCATTTTGTACAGGAACTGATTTTTCAGCCCAGCGCTTTATTCATGGCCGTCTGGATTTCCGGCATGCTAATGAAATTAACCACCTTCTTCTTTGCCGGAGTGTATGGATTGGCCCAATGGTTCGGCCTAACCAGCTATCGCTGCCTGGTCCTGCCGGCAGGAGCCCTAATCGTGGTGCTGGCTTTTATATCCTGGCCTAATACGGAAAAACTGCTGGAATTTTCCCAGTATACTTTCCCGGTTTCCATCCTTTTTATCAATCTGGGTCTTCCCTTGTTATTATACCTTCTCTCCCTGTTCCGCCACGGCTTAAATCGTTCAAAGGGGGCTGCATAG
- a CDS encoding sigma factor G inhibitor Gin: MEKFLNCALCRKSVPENNTGITLLGSYICEACENKIANLAWDDPEYDLYKSGLKKIWRCNEA; the protein is encoded by the coding sequence ATGGAAAAATTTTTAAATTGTGCTTTATGCCGGAAGTCTGTACCTGAAAACAACACCGGCATCACTCTTTTGGGAAGCTATATCTGCGAAGCCTGTGAAAATAAAATTGCCAACCTTGCCTGGGATGATCCCGAATATGACCTTTATAAAAGCGGTCTTAAAAAAATCTGGCGTTGTAACGAGGCCTGA
- a CDS encoding aminotransferase class I/II-fold pyridoxal phosphate-dependent enzyme has product MVGLEQKNAPLWESLLKQKFAGSAQLHIPGHRSGQAIPTEFLNLAGTGIFQLDLTEIPGLDDLHDPRQAIAEAQKLAAELYGAEKSFFLVNGTSGGLLALMLACCHQGDKIIVPRNAHKSIFSGLVLSGAAPVYYYPRIMKDFFCSNGPDVWQIKNKFKKEQGIKAVMAVHPTYYGIAGDLPKVADCCRENNVPLLVDEAHGSHLKFHRNLPPDALSCGADAVVQSMHKMGGSLTQSSLLHIQGPYLDRKRLAEALRMVQSSSPSYLLMASLDLARRQLALKGEELMGKALEKALWCRERLEKLKGVKVLNQAYLDGDGARYFDRTRLTFSLQDLGFSGYQVSQQLEQKYGVFVEMADIACVVAVISLGTTWEDCRRLMHGIEELTRSQTQTVSRFYPETFMLPEPVSHLTPREAWLRPSVTIPLEQSLGSISAATVAVYPPGIPALCPGEEITKDILEYLQEVRQKGYPCHGLEDSGLKVILEV; this is encoded by the coding sequence GTGGTTGGGTTGGAGCAAAAAAATGCTCCTTTATGGGAGTCGTTGCTGAAGCAGAAATTTGCCGGGTCGGCCCAACTGCATATTCCGGGTCACCGGAGTGGACAGGCCATTCCTACGGAATTTTTAAATTTGGCGGGAACAGGAATCTTTCAACTGGATCTTACAGAGATTCCCGGACTGGACGATTTGCATGATCCCCGGCAGGCCATTGCCGAAGCTCAGAAATTAGCAGCGGAACTGTATGGTGCGGAAAAAAGTTTTTTTTTAGTGAATGGTACCAGTGGCGGGCTGCTGGCTTTAATGCTGGCCTGTTGTCATCAGGGTGATAAAATTATTGTTCCCCGTAATGCACATAAATCCATCTTCTCGGGTCTGGTATTATCCGGGGCAGCGCCCGTTTATTACTATCCCCGGATCATGAAAGATTTTTTTTGTTCCAACGGACCGGATGTTTGGCAAATTAAAAATAAATTTAAAAAGGAGCAGGGCATCAAGGCAGTGATGGCGGTTCATCCCACCTACTACGGGATTGCCGGAGATTTGCCGAAGGTGGCGGATTGCTGCAGAGAAAACAATGTGCCCCTGTTGGTGGATGAGGCCCATGGCTCCCACCTGAAATTTCACCGGAATTTACCCCCGGATGCCCTTTCCTGCGGGGCGGATGCCGTGGTGCAAAGTATGCATAAAATGGGCGGCTCCCTGACCCAGTCCTCCCTCCTGCACATCCAGGGGCCTTATCTGGATAGGAAGCGGCTGGCAGAGGCGCTGCGCATGGTGCAGAGCAGCAGCCCGTCCTATTTATTGATGGCTTCCCTGGACCTGGCCCGCAGACAACTGGCTCTGAAGGGGGAAGAACTGATGGGCAAAGCCCTGGAAAAAGCCCTTTGGTGCCGGGAACGTCTGGAAAAACTAAAAGGGGTAAAGGTTTTGAACCAGGCGTATCTGGATGGGGACGGAGCCAGGTATTTTGACCGAACCCGGTTGACCTTTTCTTTACAGGACCTGGGTTTTTCAGGGTATCAGGTATCCCAACAACTAGAGCAAAAATATGGCGTTTTTGTGGAGATGGCGGATATTGCCTGTGTGGTGGCGGTGATTTCCCTAGGCACCACCTGGGAGGATTGCCGCAGGCTAATGCATGGAATAGAAGAGCTGACCCGGTCCCAGACGCAAACCGTGTCCCGGTTTTACCCCGAGACGTTCATGCTGCCGGAACCGGTAAGCCATTTAACCCCCCGGGAGGCCTGGCTCAGGCCCTCGGTAACAATTCCTCTGGAACAAAGTCTGGGCAGCATAAGCGCCGCCACCGTAGCGGTTTATCCGCCGGGAATACCGGCTCTTTGTCCGGGAGAGGAAATTACCAAGGATATTTTGGAATACCTGCAGGAAGTCCGGCAGAAGGGCTATCCCTGTCATGGGCTGGAGGACAGCGGGTTAAAGGTGATTCTTGAGGTATGA
- the tmk gene encoding dTMP kinase codes for MSKGLFIVFEGVDGSGKSTQLDLLNKYLTARQIPTCATREPGGTPVGEKIREFLLDPVFQEMQGHTESLLYAAARAQLVAQVIRPALEQGTVVLCDRYIDSSLAYQGYGRGLDIEFLKKINELGTGGLQPHITFLLSLPPEEGLARSRRTKSADRLENEAMDFHRRVWTGYLALARQNQSYVVLDARRSIETLHEEICSVMGGMMGV; via the coding sequence ATGTCCAAGGGATTGTTTATCGTATTTGAAGGTGTGGACGGGTCGGGAAAATCCACCCAACTGGATCTCTTAAATAAATATCTGACGGCCCGGCAGATTCCTACCTGCGCCACCCGGGAACCCGGGGGAACTCCGGTGGGAGAAAAAATACGGGAGTTTTTACTGGACCCGGTTTTCCAGGAAATGCAGGGGCACACGGAGTCTTTGCTTTACGCGGCGGCCCGGGCCCAATTGGTGGCCCAGGTGATCCGGCCCGCATTGGAACAGGGAACCGTGGTGCTCTGTGACCGTTATATTGACTCCAGTCTGGCCTACCAGGGTTATGGCCGGGGGCTGGATATTGAATTTCTAAAGAAAATTAATGAGCTGGGGACCGGGGGCTTGCAGCCTCATATAACCTTTCTATTGAGCCTGCCGCCGGAAGAAGGTCTGGCCCGCTCAAGAAGAACCAAGTCGGCCGACCGGCTGGAGAATGAAGCCATGGATTTTCATCGCCGGGTTTGGACCGGCTACCTAGCTTTAGCCCGGCAAAATCAAAGTTATGTTGTTTTGGATGCACGGCGAAGCATTGAAACATTGCACGAGGAAATTTGCTCAGTGATGGGTGGAATGATGGGTGTATAA